One stretch of Chitinophaga pendula DNA includes these proteins:
- a CDS encoding sigma-54-dependent transcriptional regulator, whose protein sequence is MILIIDDDIAVRASMELLFGNARYKVCSASSEREALDLLSTRVIRLIILDLNFSAATSGEEGMALLRIIRREYADIPVILITGWGTIALAVQGMKLGASDFINKPWTNEHLLQSVQTLLQLREQAVQPQHRKELDKLYDFGAIITGDERMLSLLETVGRVAATDAPVLITGESGTGKELIAEAIHQHSMRRSRAFVKVNLGGISTTLFESEMFGHVRGAFTDARTDRVGRFELAHKGTIFLDEIGDLDFGSQVKLLRVLQDRTYEVLGSSRTRVVDTRVICGTNKQLEHMVSAGSFREDLFYRINLITVHLPPLRERPGDIPLLVQFFINNLKEIYNRPALTVTREAMKWLQQLPWPGNIRQLKNLVERSVLISRRDDLDTADFRAQLELSAAHKGSIQLPQVGTVTLDEIEVLMIRKAMDFHKNKIAKAAASLGLTRSSLYRRLEKYNIPYDEAQD, encoded by the coding sequence ATGATACTTATAATAGACGATGATATAGCGGTACGCGCTTCGATGGAATTATTATTCGGCAATGCCCGGTATAAGGTATGTAGTGCTTCTTCTGAGCGGGAGGCGTTGGATCTGCTGTCTACGCGAGTTATCAGGCTGATCATCCTGGATCTGAACTTCAGTGCGGCGACCAGTGGTGAGGAAGGGATGGCATTGCTTCGTATCATCCGGCGGGAGTATGCTGATATTCCGGTGATTCTGATTACGGGGTGGGGTACTATTGCGCTGGCGGTGCAGGGGATGAAGCTGGGCGCCAGTGATTTTATCAATAAGCCCTGGACGAACGAGCATTTGTTGCAATCTGTGCAGACGTTATTGCAGTTGCGGGAGCAGGCAGTGCAACCGCAGCATAGGAAGGAGTTGGATAAGTTATATGATTTTGGGGCTATTATTACGGGTGATGAGCGGATGTTGTCTTTGTTGGAGACGGTGGGCCGGGTGGCGGCTACGGATGCGCCGGTGTTGATCACGGGGGAGAGTGGTACGGGTAAGGAGTTGATTGCGGAGGCAATACATCAGCACAGTATGCGGCGGAGCCGTGCCTTTGTGAAGGTGAACTTAGGCGGTATTTCGACGACGTTGTTTGAGAGTGAGATGTTCGGGCATGTGCGAGGGGCATTTACGGATGCGCGTACGGACCGGGTGGGTCGTTTTGAGTTGGCGCATAAGGGGACGATCTTTTTGGATGAGATAGGTGATCTTGACTTCGGGAGTCAGGTGAAGTTGTTGCGGGTGTTGCAGGACCGGACTTACGAGGTATTAGGGAGTAGTCGTACGCGTGTGGTGGATACGCGGGTGATCTGCGGGACTAACAAGCAGTTGGAGCATATGGTGTCGGCAGGTAGTTTCCGGGAGGATTTGTTTTACCGTATTAACCTGATCACGGTGCATTTGCCGCCGTTGCGGGAGCGGCCCGGGGATATACCTTTGCTGGTGCAGTTTTTCATTAATAATCTTAAGGAGATCTATAACCGGCCGGCGTTGACGGTGACGCGGGAAGCGATGAAGTGGTTGCAGCAGTTGCCATGGCCAGGTAATATCCGTCAGTTGAAGAACCTGGTGGAGCGGTCGGTGCTGATATCGCGGCGAGATGACCTGGATACGGCGGATTTCCGAGCGCAGCTGGAGTTGTCGGCGGCTCATAAGGGTAGTATACAGTTGCCCCAGGTGGGTACGGTGACGCTGGATGAGATAGAGGTATTAATGATACGGAAGGCGATGGATTTTCACAAGAACAAGATTGCGAAGGCGGCGGCATCGTTGGGGTTAACCCGTAGTTCGCTGTATCGTCGTCTGGAGAAATATAATATTCCTTACGATGAGGCTCAGGACTAA
- a CDS encoding sensor histidine kinase yields MRLRTKYILFIGLLHLVALVLSYSVFRSNKVLFIVSEAVLLFSLWLSWRFYLQLISPLRLLVEGAEAISSKDFAVKLLPSGQYEMDQLIAVYNRMIDELRQERIKQEQQHLFLEKLIHTSPTGIVILDYDQQVSQANPKAQEILRFHPVLAHIQQLEPDRSMTVTYNNAVTYKLQKSHFMDRGFARQFVLIEELTAEILAAEKKAYGKVIRMMAHEVNNTIGPVNSILQSALATPGLSSSEVLQHALQVAIQRNQHLNMFMRNFADVVRLPEPSRQPVDLHQLVAGVARLMEMKAQERDIRFAYHLSAGSFLIEADPAQLEQVLINIVKNALEATTGPGVVEFITRQPERVLVIADSGSGIDPAIAEQLFSPFFSTKKNGQGIGLTLIREVLHQHGYELSLTTVAPGRTEFVIQF; encoded by the coding sequence ATGAGGCTCAGGACTAAGTATATCCTGTTTATCGGGTTGTTGCACCTGGTGGCGCTGGTATTAAGTTACTCTGTGTTCCGGTCGAACAAGGTATTGTTTATTGTTTCGGAGGCGGTGTTATTGTTTTCGTTGTGGTTGTCGTGGCGTTTCTATTTGCAGCTGATCTCTCCCTTGCGGTTGCTGGTGGAGGGTGCGGAGGCGATCAGCAGTAAGGATTTCGCGGTGAAGTTGCTGCCATCGGGGCAGTATGAGATGGATCAGCTGATAGCGGTTTATAACCGGATGATCGATGAGTTGCGGCAGGAGCGTATCAAGCAGGAGCAGCAGCATCTTTTCCTGGAGAAGCTGATACACACTTCTCCTACCGGCATTGTGATATTGGATTATGATCAGCAGGTCTCGCAGGCGAATCCGAAGGCGCAGGAGATATTGCGATTTCATCCGGTGCTGGCGCATATACAGCAGCTGGAGCCGGACCGATCGATGACGGTGACCTATAACAATGCGGTGACGTATAAGTTGCAGAAGTCTCATTTTATGGACCGGGGCTTTGCCCGTCAGTTTGTGTTGATAGAGGAGTTGACGGCGGAGATACTGGCGGCGGAGAAGAAGGCGTATGGTAAGGTGATCCGGATGATGGCGCATGAGGTGAACAATACGATCGGGCCGGTGAATTCTATTTTACAATCGGCGCTGGCTACGCCTGGGTTGTCTTCTTCGGAGGTGTTACAACATGCGTTGCAGGTAGCGATACAACGTAATCAGCATCTGAATATGTTCATGCGTAATTTTGCGGATGTGGTGCGGCTACCGGAGCCCAGCCGTCAGCCGGTGGACCTGCACCAGCTGGTGGCAGGTGTAGCGCGGCTGATGGAGATGAAGGCGCAGGAGCGGGATATCCGTTTTGCATATCATTTATCGGCGGGATCTTTTCTTATAGAGGCGGACCCGGCGCAGCTGGAGCAGGTATTGATCAACATTGTCAAAAACGCGCTGGAGGCTACTACCGGGCCCGGTGTTGTTGAATTTATCACGCGGCAGCCGGAGCGGGTGCTGGTTATTGCGGATTCCGGAAGTGGTATAGACCCCGCTATTGCGGAGCAGCTGTTCAGTCCATTTTTCAGTACTAAAAAGAACGGGCAAGGGATCGGGCTTACGCTGATCCGGGAGGTATTGCACCAACACGGGTATGAGCTATCGCTGACGACGGTAGCACCCGGCAGGACGGAGTTTGTTATTCAGTTTTAG
- a CDS encoding vanadium-dependent haloperoxidase, producing MQPNYLRNGLCCLLLLCIFACRKEQQIKDDQRAPITESLARIGETAIPASWYQLQLKLIKETPGFSPPVAARAIAYTGVAGYEAVAPGIQGYPSLNGQLNGLSQLPRPDRFKRYKWSIAANSALAAITKNLYPNASPANVTAINQLETDNLAALSNNCDSAEVSRSVNFGKQIAAAILQWSNTDGGKDGYANNFPTDYIPPVGPGLWVPTPPQFQRALLPYWGNNRPLVRPATPDVPNIPHPPYATDTTSAFYKAAWLVYHKGITLTPEERTIALYWADGGGTFTPPGHLIAIAVQLAGEQQLSLARTARLLAQVGISLNDAGILCWKYKYKYNLVRPVTYIKNQIDSAWNPLINTPPFPSYTSGHATFTSAAGNVLAGNFGNNFTFSDKQKIPDGFSARSFNTFSAMIDEAAISRVYGGIHYEYDSEAGKTTGKQIANRVLSLRF from the coding sequence ATGCAACCCAACTATTTGCGCAACGGACTTTGTTGCCTGCTACTCCTCTGCATCTTCGCATGCCGCAAAGAACAACAGATCAAAGACGATCAACGTGCCCCCATCACCGAATCCCTCGCCCGCATCGGCGAAACAGCCATACCCGCATCCTGGTACCAGCTGCAACTCAAACTGATAAAAGAAACCCCCGGCTTCAGCCCGCCCGTAGCCGCACGCGCCATCGCATACACCGGCGTAGCCGGCTACGAAGCCGTCGCCCCGGGCATACAGGGATACCCCTCCCTCAATGGACAACTCAATGGCCTCTCCCAATTACCCCGCCCCGACAGGTTCAAAAGATATAAATGGAGCATCGCCGCCAACAGCGCCCTCGCCGCCATCACCAAAAACCTGTATCCCAACGCCTCCCCGGCAAACGTCACCGCCATCAACCAACTCGAAACCGATAACCTCGCCGCCCTCTCCAACAACTGCGACTCCGCAGAGGTCAGCCGCTCCGTAAACTTTGGCAAACAAATCGCCGCCGCCATCCTCCAATGGTCTAACACCGATGGTGGCAAAGATGGCTATGCCAACAACTTCCCCACAGACTACATCCCGCCAGTAGGCCCCGGCCTATGGGTACCCACACCCCCACAATTCCAGCGCGCACTACTCCCATACTGGGGCAACAACCGCCCACTGGTACGCCCCGCCACCCCCGATGTACCCAACATCCCACACCCCCCATACGCCACCGACACCACCTCCGCATTCTATAAAGCCGCCTGGCTCGTATACCACAAAGGCATCACCCTCACCCCCGAAGAACGTACCATCGCCCTCTACTGGGCCGACGGTGGCGGCACTTTCACCCCGCCAGGTCACCTCATCGCCATCGCCGTTCAACTGGCAGGTGAACAACAACTCTCCCTGGCCCGGACCGCCAGACTCCTCGCCCAGGTAGGCATCAGCCTCAACGACGCCGGCATCCTCTGCTGGAAGTATAAATACAAATACAACCTCGTCCGCCCCGTCACCTACATCAAAAACCAAATAGACTCCGCCTGGAACCCTCTCATCAACACCCCGCCATTCCCTTCCTACACCTCCGGACACGCCACCTTCACCAGCGCCGCTGGTAACGTACTGGCCGGCAACTTCGGCAATAACTTCACCTTCTCCGATAAACAAAAAATACCGGATGGATTCTCCGCCCGCTCCTTTAACACCTTCTCCGCCATGATAGACGAAGCTGCCATCTCCCGCGTATACGGTGGCATCCACTACGAATACGATAGCGAAGCAGGCAAAACCACCGGCAAACAGATCGCCAACCGCGTACTGTCACTCCGCTTCTGA
- a CDS encoding VOC family protein, with product MAKMIFVNLPVKDLQQSKDFFTQLGYSFNPQFTDDKAACLVISDTIFAMLLTEEYFKSFSNQEVADTSKVNEVILALSADSKEQLIELVDKAVAAGATEPKPATDYGFMYSRTFNDLDGHRWEIVYMDPNAVQQ from the coding sequence ATGGCTAAAATGATCTTCGTTAATCTCCCGGTTAAAGACCTCCAGCAATCAAAGGACTTCTTCACCCAACTGGGATATAGCTTTAATCCGCAATTCACCGACGATAAAGCCGCCTGCCTCGTCATCTCCGATACCATCTTCGCCATGCTGCTCACAGAAGAATACTTTAAATCCTTCAGCAACCAAGAGGTCGCCGACACCTCCAAAGTAAATGAAGTGATCCTCGCCCTCTCCGCAGACAGCAAAGAACAACTGATAGAGCTGGTAGACAAAGCAGTAGCCGCAGGCGCCACAGAACCCAAGCCGGCCACCGACTATGGCTTCATGTACAGCCGTACCTTCAACGACCTCGATGGACACCGCTGGGAGATCGTTTACATGGATCCCAACGCCGTACAACAATAA
- a CDS encoding DoxX family protein, with protein MEAVHITPTIQTPSKAALWTGRIIGILVILFMLVDAIMKVIKAAPSMEGSVQLGWPADAVQGIGIALLVSTILYIIPRTAVLGAILLTGYLGGATAVMIRAGQPIYFCLIMGILTWAALYLTDPAVRKLIPIHK; from the coding sequence ATGGAAGCTGTTCACATCACACCCACCATACAGACACCGTCAAAAGCGGCATTATGGACCGGCCGTATCATCGGTATCCTCGTCATCCTGTTCATGCTCGTCGATGCCATCATGAAAGTCATAAAAGCCGCCCCTTCCATGGAAGGCTCCGTACAGCTGGGCTGGCCCGCCGACGCCGTACAAGGTATAGGCATCGCCCTCCTCGTCAGCACCATCCTGTATATCATCCCTCGGACCGCCGTACTCGGCGCCATCCTCCTCACAGGATACCTCGGTGGCGCCACCGCCGTCATGATACGCGCAGGCCAACCCATCTACTTCTGCCTCATCATGGGCATACTCACATGGGCCGCCTTGTACCTCACCGACCCCGCCGTACGTAAACTCATCCCGATACACAAATAG
- a CDS encoding lectin produces the protein MKTSKNVGQTFIRMKRVSTFLLAVVALFLFSCTKQHEDVAGDGRVVKTEASPVGDVVGKVTVGYQGWFACAGDGSPINAWWHWTQNWGQLPSAGNNGIKSWPDVRDYTATYVTAWPNLNNGQPARLFSSFSDQTINTHFLWMQQNGIDAAALQRFNPNGQEGPVRDAITAKVRNAAQTYGRKFYIMYDVSGWQHMQQEIKADWTNKMSAYTSSSAYAYQNGKPVVCIWGFGFNDDNHPWPADVCLDVINWFKARGCYVIGGVPTHWRNQESDSRPNFIGVYRAFNMLSPWMVGRIGNINDADNFFNNVNTPDQSYCNANGIDYQPCILPGDLQEHQRAHGDFMWRQFYNMIRVGAQGLYISMFDEYNEGNQIAKTAENAAMIPAGSNFVTLDEDGVVCSADYYLRLTGDGGKMLKKQLALTAIRPTPPVPGGSNPTVPFGQTITLRGSNGQYVSSENGAQPMQCNRAVAQGWEQFTVVNAGGGKVALLNGGKYVSSENGTQPVNCNRPAIGPWEQFEWVVNANNTISLKGSNGRYLSSEGGTQGMTCNRTTISATEQFTF, from the coding sequence ATGAAAACCAGTAAAAATGTCGGACAGACATTTATCCGAATGAAGCGGGTATCTACTTTTCTGCTTGCCGTTGTGGCATTATTTCTTTTTAGTTGTACGAAGCAGCACGAGGATGTAGCCGGTGACGGTCGTGTTGTGAAAACGGAGGCTTCGCCTGTGGGGGATGTAGTTGGCAAGGTGACGGTAGGTTACCAGGGGTGGTTTGCCTGTGCGGGGGATGGCTCACCTATCAATGCCTGGTGGCATTGGACGCAGAACTGGGGGCAGTTGCCCTCGGCCGGTAATAACGGTATTAAGTCGTGGCCGGATGTGCGGGATTATACTGCTACGTATGTGACGGCATGGCCTAATCTGAACAACGGTCAGCCGGCGCGATTGTTCTCTTCTTTTTCTGATCAGACGATCAATACGCATTTCCTGTGGATGCAGCAGAACGGTATTGATGCGGCGGCGTTGCAACGATTTAATCCCAACGGGCAGGAAGGGCCTGTGCGGGATGCGATCACGGCGAAGGTGCGGAATGCGGCGCAGACTTATGGGCGAAAGTTTTACATCATGTATGATGTGAGCGGCTGGCAGCATATGCAGCAGGAGATCAAAGCAGACTGGACGAATAAGATGTCGGCTTATACCTCTTCTTCTGCATATGCGTATCAGAATGGGAAGCCGGTGGTATGTATCTGGGGATTTGGTTTTAACGACGACAATCACCCATGGCCGGCGGATGTGTGCCTGGATGTGATCAACTGGTTTAAGGCGAGGGGTTGTTATGTGATTGGCGGGGTACCTACGCACTGGCGTAACCAGGAAAGTGATTCCCGGCCGAATTTCATTGGGGTGTACCGGGCATTTAACATGTTGTCTCCCTGGATGGTGGGCCGTATTGGTAACATTAACGACGCTGATAATTTCTTCAATAATGTGAATACGCCTGACCAGTCGTATTGTAATGCTAATGGCATTGACTATCAGCCCTGTATATTACCCGGTGATCTGCAGGAGCATCAGCGTGCGCACGGGGATTTTATGTGGAGGCAGTTTTACAATATGATACGGGTAGGTGCGCAGGGGTTGTATATTTCGATGTTTGACGAGTACAATGAAGGTAACCAGATTGCGAAGACGGCGGAGAATGCCGCTATGATACCGGCGGGTTCTAACTTTGTGACATTGGATGAGGACGGGGTTGTATGTTCGGCGGACTATTATCTGCGATTGACGGGTGATGGTGGGAAGATGTTGAAGAAGCAGCTTGCATTGACGGCTATCCGGCCTACGCCGCCGGTGCCAGGCGGTAGTAATCCGACGGTCCCATTTGGCCAGACGATCACGTTACGCGGTTCTAACGGGCAGTATGTAAGCAGTGAGAACGGTGCGCAGCCGATGCAATGTAACCGTGCGGTGGCGCAAGGTTGGGAGCAGTTTACGGTGGTGAATGCCGGTGGCGGCAAGGTGGCCTTGCTGAACGGCGGTAAGTATGTGAGTTCTGAGAACGGTACACAGCCTGTGAATTGTAACCGGCCGGCGATAGGTCCCTGGGAGCAGTTTGAGTGGGTGGTGAATGCGAACAATACGATTTCGCTGAAGGGAAGTAACGGGCGTTATCTTTCTAGTGAGGGCGGTACGCAGGGGATGACCTGTAACCGTACGACGATATCTGCTACGGAGCAATTTACTTTTTAA
- the lepB gene encoding signal peptidase I: MNRLWKKKDPAANPRKKSIFREWLDAAVFAVIAATLIRTFIFEAYSIPTGSMERTLLVNDYLIVSKISYGPRTPMTPLATPFVHNKLPFTAHTPSYTTAIQWKYHRLPGLANIRRNDIVVFNAPEGDTVALEIEDKSNYYDLVRRYGRESIWKEFHVIARPVDKRENIIKRCVAIPGDVIQSIDGVLFVNGQKAFTPPQGETTYWIQTTGDALNPDRLDELGVIDPILAQTENNKFLYNLTTADSATLHNFPVVKQVQKDINGRGVADRAVFPHDTALYHWNQDNFGPITIPHKGTQISLSRNNIEIYRRIISVYEGNTLAENEGNFLVNGNPANTYTFKMDYYWMMGDNRHNSLDSRFWGFVPEDHIVGKPWITWMSYGKHGPRWDRFLKGIQ; the protein is encoded by the coding sequence ATGAATCGTCTATGGAAGAAAAAGGATCCCGCCGCCAACCCGCGCAAAAAGTCCATATTCCGCGAATGGCTCGATGCCGCCGTATTCGCCGTAATAGCCGCCACCCTCATCCGCACTTTCATCTTCGAAGCCTATTCCATCCCCACCGGCTCCATGGAACGTACCTTGCTGGTCAATGACTACCTTATCGTCAGCAAGATCAGCTACGGCCCCCGCACCCCCATGACGCCGCTGGCAACGCCTTTTGTACACAACAAATTGCCTTTCACCGCACATACACCGTCCTATACCACCGCCATACAATGGAAATATCACCGGCTACCAGGGCTCGCCAATATCCGTCGTAACGATATCGTCGTATTCAACGCCCCCGAAGGAGATACCGTCGCCCTCGAAATAGAAGATAAAAGCAACTACTACGACCTCGTCAGAAGATATGGCCGCGAAAGCATCTGGAAAGAATTCCACGTCATCGCCCGCCCGGTCGACAAACGGGAAAATATCATCAAAAGATGCGTCGCCATACCTGGCGATGTAATCCAAAGCATCGATGGCGTACTCTTTGTCAACGGACAAAAAGCTTTCACCCCTCCACAGGGAGAAACCACCTACTGGATTCAAACCACCGGCGATGCCCTCAACCCCGACCGGCTGGACGAATTGGGCGTCATCGACCCCATACTGGCACAGACAGAAAATAACAAGTTCCTCTATAATCTCACCACCGCCGACTCCGCCACCTTACACAACTTCCCGGTAGTAAAACAGGTGCAGAAAGATATCAACGGCAGGGGAGTGGCCGACAGAGCCGTCTTCCCCCACGATACCGCCTTGTACCACTGGAACCAGGACAACTTCGGCCCCATCACCATCCCGCATAAAGGCACACAAATCTCCCTCAGCCGCAATAATATCGAAATATATCGCCGCATCATCAGCGTATACGAAGGCAACACCCTCGCCGAAAATGAAGGTAACTTCCTCGTCAACGGCAACCCCGCCAACACCTATACGTTCAAAATGGACTACTACTGGATGATGGGAGATAACAGGCACAACTCCCTCGACTCCCGCTTCTGGGGCTTCGTACCCGAAGACCACATCGTCGGCAAACCCTGGATCACCTGGATGAGCTATGGCAAACATGGCCCCCGCTGGGACAGATTCTTAAAAGGGATTCAATAA
- a CDS encoding TonB-dependent receptor: MLKNLHLSGSRNRFAKNNNNTYNGNEGPIQAYNLFNFGGSLRLNKATTLTVGVENLFNEDDLPARA, encoded by the coding sequence GTGCTGAAAAACCTCCACCTCAGCGGCTCCCGAAACCGATTTGCAAAAAACAACAATAATACCTACAACGGCAACGAAGGCCCCATACAGGCGTATAACTTGTTCAACTTCGGTGGCAGCCTCCGCCTCAATAAAGCCACCACCCTCACCGTAGGCGTCGAAAACCTGTTCAATGAAGACGACCTCCCCGCCAGGGCATAG
- a CDS encoding glycosyltransferase family 39 protein: protein MERAGAEQQILPTDRFRSHLLLKAVGAIVILRWSFVGLMGLMPQDAYYAFYGQHPALSYFDHPGGIAWILKSITFLFGKKVWALKLADTIITTATITAFYALAKCFLSTHKAIHALLFLLSTLMITVLSLVSTPDVPLLLCWTLTLLCCYQAVFRQRNTYWIWTGIAMGLAFNSKYTAAALPLGILLFLLSSPPHRKHLSTPWPWISLGFALLTTAPVWIWNIQHGFASIRFQSTARAADISLNLPDVLGVIGHQALLIMPVLFCALLYFIYRNYRRYKDCQPLIPAAQLFLLCFFLPTFLGFFLISPFYWIKLNWMMPAYITGIIWVSQWLSKKQLYWQWICTAVIHIAVAIEIIWYPIPVKSDDIWLGWKELSIEINTLQSRYPQDFVFSADSYKTSAVLNVYLDSTVYAANILGEPALQFDFIGTNLQALEGRNALFINSVPDIDNEESEIEFAANLQPYFENVMPLPTVIVRKGDRIIRKFLVYRCYNYRPPGKEDHP from the coding sequence ATGGAGAGAGCCGGAGCGGAGCAACAAATACTACCTACTGACAGATTCCGAAGTCACCTGCTGTTAAAAGCAGTAGGCGCTATCGTTATACTAAGATGGTCCTTCGTCGGATTAATGGGCCTCATGCCACAAGATGCCTACTACGCCTTCTATGGCCAACATCCCGCATTGTCCTACTTCGATCACCCGGGTGGTATCGCTTGGATACTAAAAAGCATCACCTTCCTGTTCGGTAAAAAAGTGTGGGCACTCAAACTCGCCGATACTATCATCACCACCGCCACCATAACAGCCTTTTACGCCCTGGCCAAATGTTTCCTGAGCACACATAAAGCCATCCATGCACTGCTATTCCTGCTGTCCACACTCATGATCACCGTGCTCTCATTGGTATCCACACCCGATGTACCACTCCTGCTATGCTGGACACTCACCTTACTTTGCTGCTACCAGGCCGTCTTCCGCCAGCGCAATACCTACTGGATATGGACCGGCATCGCCATGGGGCTCGCATTCAACAGCAAGTACACCGCCGCCGCACTTCCCCTGGGCATCCTCTTGTTCCTCCTCAGCAGCCCTCCCCATCGTAAACACCTATCCACTCCCTGGCCCTGGATCTCACTGGGCTTCGCGCTACTCACCACCGCACCGGTATGGATATGGAATATACAACATGGCTTCGCTTCCATCCGCTTCCAATCCACCGCCCGCGCCGCCGATATCAGCCTTAATCTGCCCGACGTACTGGGCGTCATCGGCCACCAGGCACTACTCATAATGCCCGTCCTCTTCTGCGCACTCCTATACTTCATCTATCGCAATTACCGCCGCTATAAAGATTGTCAGCCACTCATCCCCGCCGCGCAACTGTTCCTGCTTTGTTTCTTCCTGCCCACCTTCCTGGGCTTCTTCCTCATATCCCCCTTCTACTGGATAAAACTCAACTGGATGATGCCTGCCTATATCACCGGCATCATTTGGGTCAGCCAATGGCTGAGCAAAAAACAACTATACTGGCAATGGATATGCACCGCCGTCATACATATCGCCGTCGCCATAGAGATCATCTGGTATCCCATCCCCGTCAAATCAGACGATATATGGCTAGGATGGAAAGAACTGTCCATAGAGATCAACACTCTCCAATCCCGCTACCCACAGGATTTTGTCTTCTCCGCAGATAGCTACAAAACCAGCGCCGTACTCAACGTCTACCTCGATAGCACCGTCTACGCCGCTAACATATTGGGCGAACCTGCCTTGCAATTCGACTTTATCGGTACCAACCTCCAAGCCCTCGAAGGCCGCAATGCCCTGTTCATCAACTCCGTCCCCGACATCGATAATGAAGAAAGCGAAATAGAATTCGCCGCCAACCTGCAACCCTACTTCGAAAACGTAATGCCACTACCAACCGTCATCGTCAGAAAAGGAGATCGAATCATCCGCAAATTCCTCGTATATCGCTGCTACAACTATCGCCCCCCGGGCAAAGAAGATCACCCGTAA
- a CDS encoding beta-class carbonic anhydrase: MSTLLQQERSEVHQEVLAANQRYASEFGEKGALPLPPGRRFAILTCMDARLDPAKYAGLSEGDAHVIRNAGGRASDDAIRSLVISHKLLGTREWFVIHHTDCGMQLFTDDVIRDLLAGSLKTATVDEHGWRNVEEGGGSAEARHIAFLTFRDLAGSVVEDVTRIRQHPLVPGDIPIYGYIYDVKTGKLLEVAAATQAGRAN; the protein is encoded by the coding sequence ATGTCTACATTATTGCAACAAGAGCGCAGCGAGGTACACCAGGAGGTGTTGGCTGCGAATCAGCGTTATGCGTCGGAATTTGGGGAGAAGGGGGCGTTGCCGCTTCCTCCCGGGCGTCGATTTGCTATATTGACTTGTATGGATGCGCGGCTGGATCCTGCGAAGTATGCGGGATTGTCGGAAGGCGATGCGCATGTGATCCGTAATGCCGGTGGCCGGGCGAGTGATGATGCGATCCGGTCGTTGGTGATTTCGCACAAGCTGTTGGGAACGCGGGAGTGGTTTGTGATTCATCACACGGATTGCGGGATGCAGTTGTTTACGGATGATGTGATCCGTGATTTGTTGGCGGGCAGTCTGAAGACGGCGACGGTGGATGAGCACGGCTGGCGGAATGTGGAGGAAGGCGGTGGTTCTGCGGAGGCGCGTCATATTGCTTTTCTGACGTTCCGGGATCTGGCGGGGAGTGTGGTGGAGGATGTGACGCGTATCCGGCAGCATCCGTTGGTACCCGGTGACATTCCTATTTACGGGTACATTTATGATGTGAAGACTGGTAAGCTGCTGGAGGTAGCGGCGGCTACGCAGGCTGGCAGAGCGAATTAG